In a single window of the Callithrix jacchus isolate 240 chromosome 1, calJac240_pri, whole genome shotgun sequence genome:
- the LOC100385396 gene encoding beta-lactoglobulin-1-like, producing MQCLLFTLAVALVCAVGAIDSPQAMQDVEVPKLAGTWHSMAMGASDFSLLESKEAPLRVYITSLQPTPEGNLEISLQKRENDQCVKKKIVAEKTENPIEFKINYLDENRIFLFNTDYSKYLFVCLESTSQQNLACQYLARTLEADDNVMEEFIHFLKTLPMHMRVFLDVTQAEERCCV from the exons ATGCAGTGCCTCCTGTTCACCCTGGCCGTCGCCCTGGTCTGTGCTGTTGGGGCTATCGACAGCCCCCAGGCCATGCAGGACGTGGAGGTCCCAAAG TTGGCAGGGACCTGGCACTCCATGGCCATGGGGGCCAGTGACTTCTCCCTCCTGGAGTCCAAGGAGGCCCCTCTGAGGGTCTACATCACCTCACTGCAGCCCACCCCCGAGGGCAACCTGGAGATCAGCCTGCAAAAACG GGAAAACGACCAGTGTGTTAAGAAGAAGATCGTCGCAGAGAAGACTGAGAACCCTATCGAGTTCAAGATCAACT ATCTGGATGAGAACAGGATCTTCCTGTTCAACACCGACTACAGCAAATACCTGTTTGTCTGTCTGGAGAGCACCTCCCAGCAGAACCTGGCCTGCCAGTACCTGG CCAGGACCCTGGAGGCGGATGACAATGTCATGGaggaatttatccactttctCAAGACCCTGCCCATGCACATGCGGGTCTTCCTGGACGTGACCCAGGCAGAAG AGCGGTGCTGTGTCTAG
- the LOC118145493 gene encoding beta-lactoglobulin: MALEIALLLLLALGLGLAGAQKALEEVPVQQGFDAHKVEGRWLTLQLAASRAELVSPSDPLRLALHSIQTSDSGDVDFILFWKGEGVCQEESITVHPTQLQGQYQGSFEGSSMHVHFVSTDYSNLILYVRFEDDEVTSLWVLLARRMLEDPTWLGRYLEYVEKFHLHRAPIFNIDGEHCPSHVLERDGRRARRSGASSSQPAPRRVKPIPTPLMQACAGY; this comes from the exons ATGGCTCTGGAGATAGCGCTGCTCCTGCTGCTAGCCCTTGGCCTGGGCCTCGCAGGTGCCCAGAAGGCTCTGGAAGAAGTGCCTGTACAGCAGGGCTTTGATGCACACAAG GTGGAGGGGCGCTGGCTCACCCTGCAACTGGCAGCCAGCCGTGCAGAACTGGTTTCCCCATCCGACCCCCTGAGGCTTGCCCTGCACTCCATCCAGACCAGTGACAGTGGGGACGTGGACTTCATACTGTTCTGGAA gGGAGAAGGGGTGTGTCAAGAAGAAAGCATCACCGTCCATCCCACGCAGCTGCAAGGCCAGTACCAAGGCTCCT TTGAGGGGAGCAGCATGCACGTCCACTTCGTCAGCACCGACTACAGCAACCTCATCCTTTACGTGCGCTTTGAGGATGACGAGGTCACCAGCCTGTGGGTGCTGCTGG CGAGAAGAATGCTGGAGGAccccacatggctgggaagatACCTGGAGTACGTGGAGAAATTCCACCTGCACAGAGCCCCGATCTTCAACATAGATGGTGAGCACTGCCCCAGCCACGTCCTGGAGCGGGACGGGAGGAGGGCGCGACGGTCTGGGGCCTCGTCTTCCCAGCCAGCACCACGGAGGGTGAAGCCAATCCCCACGCCCCTAATGCAGGCCTGTGCCGGCTACTGA